A single window of Salvia splendens isolate huo1 chromosome 6, SspV2, whole genome shotgun sequence DNA harbors:
- the LOC121809823 gene encoding protein IMPAIRED IN BABA-INDUCED STERILITY 1-like → MGCINSKNTQTESPEYRRRHSSTSSRRRNINGRRRPSAASSLLHSTTSYGPLEGIKEEPEKEEGLVEDEEEVYIKEKDSSRHSSVNRKAALFSFKFGRMTEGEHVAAGWPSWLSAAAGEVIEGMLPLRADSFKRLEKIGQGTYSEVYRARHIESGKTFAVKKVRFDSFQPKSVKFMAREIRILRRLDHPNVMKLEGIITSKLSSHIYLVFEYMEHDLSGLVSCPDIKFTDSQIKCYMKQLLSGMEHCHSRGILHRDIKSSNILVNNQGVLKIADFGLANFAKPKKQQNLTGRVVTLWYRPPELLLGDTNYGEAIDLWSVGCIFAEMFIGRPLLKGRTEVEQLHKIFKLCGTPAEDYWKSSKLPLAQMFKPQQSYESTLHERCREFPKGATSLIETFLSFEPHKRGSASSALSSKYFRTKPYACDPSNLPKYPPNKEIDAKYREDAKRRKAGATSRLPRKIRKSSIDGGSSEESGNGFMRRSGRTSSFQQADYDTMSQASRMTEESQTSTTKSVPIQHSAFPMHDISRRHHLYANHLESEPQPFSTDSSNIRRKSKVTFSGPIVYMSEQRKDLGRS, encoded by the exons ATGGGTTGCATTAACTCGAAGAATACGCAGACCGAGTCTCCTGAATACCGCCGTCGCCACTCCTCAACGTCGTCGCGGAGGAGGAACATTAATGGTCGGCGGCGACCGTCCGCAGCCTCGTCGCTGCTGCACAGCACGACATCATATGGGCCGCTGGAGGGGATAAAGGAGGAGCCGGAGAAGGAGGAAGGGCTGGtggaggatgaggaagaggTGTACATCAAGGAGAAGGATAGCTCGCGGCATTCTTCCGTGAATAGGAAGGCTGCTCTTTTTAGCTTTAAGTTTGGGAGGATGACGGAAGGAGAGCACGTGGCGGCAGGATGGCCGTCATGGCTATCTGCCGCCGCGGGGGAAGTCATTGAAGGCATGCTGCCTTTAAGAGCGGACTCTTTCAAAAGATTAGAAAAG ATTGGACAAGGTACATATAGTGAGGTGTATCGGGCACGACATATAGAAAGCGGAAAAACCTTTGCAGTGAAGAAGGTGCGGTTCGACAGTTTCCAACCAAAGAGCGTTAAATTCATGGCTCGTGAGATTCGGATTTTGCGGAGACTGGACCATCCTAACGTGATGAAGCTCGAGGGCATCATCACTTCTAAATTGTCTTCTCATATATACCTCGTTTTCGAATATATGGAGCATGATCTTTCTGGCCTCGTGTCCTGTCCCGACATCAAGTTCACCGACTCTCAGATAAAATGCTACATGAAGCAGTTGTTGAGTGGAATGGAGCATTGCCACTCGCGAGGAATATTGCATCGAGACATCAAGTCGTCCAACATCCTAGTAAACAATCAAGGGGTCTTGAAAATAGCTGATTTTGGGCTTGCAAACTTTGCCAAACCTAAGAAGCAGCAGAACTTGACTGGCCGGGTAGTAACATTGTGGTATCGCCCTCCCGAGCTTCTCTTGGGCGACACCAACTATGGCGAGGCCATCGATCTCTGGAGCGTTGGTTGTATTTTTGCTGAAATGTTCATTGGAAGACCTCTCCTTAAGGGTAGAACTGAG GTGGAACAATTGCACAAAATCTTCAAACTTTGTGGTACTCCAGCAGAGGACTACTGGAAAAGCTCAAAACTTCCTCTAGCTCAGATGTTTAAACCACAACAATCCTACGAAAGCACACTTCACGAACGGTGTAGAGAGTTTCCAAAAGGCGCCACTAGCCTTATAGAGACGTTTCTTTCGTTTGAACCTCACAAGCGTGGAAGTGCTTCGTCCGCTCTTTCCTCAAAG TACTTCCGTACGAAGCCATATGCATGTGATCCATCAAACTTGCCCAAGTACCCGCCCAACAAAGAGATAGACGCCAAATATCGCGAAGATGCAAAAAG AAGGAAAGCTGGTGCTACAAGTAGACTTCCAAGAAAAATCCGTAAATCATCCATAGACGGAGGATCAAGCGAG GAGAGTGGAAATGGATTTATGAGAAGAAGTGGGAGGACATCATCATTTCAACAAGCAGATTACGATACAATGTCACAGGCATCAAGAATGACAGAGGAATCGCAAACATCAACCACCAAGTCTGTGCCCATCCAACATTCCGCTTTCCCTATGCACGACATCTCCAGGCGCCACCACTTATATGCCAATCATCTCGAATCTGAGCCTCAGCCTTTTTCCACG GATAGTAGCAATATAAGGAGGAAGAGCAAGGTGACTTTTTCAGGGCCGATCGTGTATATGTCAGAACAACGCAAAGATCTTGGAAGATCGTAA
- the LOC121809824 gene encoding uncharacterized protein LOC121809824 — protein MGACVSSPYIAIKPSKSSRVRRYYGRSKKRLVKSASEVNRKGGHVSTDFAVSEFVHTTTKCRRSSVSNSTFHLTQLQFHHSQIDVNAMYQEEWFDTVSLLESDSDDDFSSVHGDYVPYANGQVLHCEVDSKSNLKDLFSSKNGVMLIDTQRKERSGLVNSEDSGSVKTLKLDRAYLSFNGIKVDTSEHDDKTSETIVKSVLPALVPTLSVNNKMHNAETQSQRKSATIIRLSITKKSIEEETNELCASATKYLYRPRAGLLIPCTTDGKPSPGSWSEILPSTFKLRGPSFFKDKKKDPAPDVTPFVPIGVDLFACHKKINHIAQHLELPSITSEGGVPPLLIVNIQLPTYAPSMFLCEGDGEGLSLVLYFKLSETFETDISPHFQEMIKKFIEDEKEVVKGYRKESTIPFRERLKIMVGVVNPDDLVSNNTERKLLNVYNEKPVLSRPQHSFYEGPNYFEVDLDIHHFSFIARKGLDAFRERLGNGILDLGLTIQAQKPEELPEQVLGCVRLNKISFVNNGQIPTIVRLDDDAR, from the exons ATGGGTGCTTGTGTATCATCTCCATATATAGCAATTAAACCATCAAAAAGTAGTAGAGTAAGGAGGTACTATGGTCGCTCCAAAAAGAGACTCGTGAAATCAGCTTCAGAGGTAAACAGGAAGGGAGGTCACGTGTCCACAGATTTCGCTGTTAGTGAGTTTGTCCACACAACTACCAAATGCAGAAGATCATCAGTCTCTAATTCTACTTTCCATCTCACTCAGCTGCAATTTCACCACAGTCAAATTGATGTCAATG CAATGTACCAGGAAGAATGGTTTGACACGGTCAGCTTACTGGAGTCCGACTCTGATGATGACTTTAGTAGTGTACATGGAG ATTATGTCCCATATGCAAATGGGCAAGTTCTTCACTGTGAAGTAGATAGCAAGAGTAATCTTAAAGACTTGTTCTCAAGCAAAAATGGAGTAATGCTAATAGATACCCAAAGAAAAGAGCGTTCTGGCTTAGTGAACAGTGAAGATTCTGGTTCTGTGAAGACACTAAAACTAGACCGGGCCTACTTGAGTTTTAACGGTATCAAAGTTGATACTAGTGAGCATGATGATAAGACGTCCGAGACCATAGTGAAGTCTGTCTTGCCGGCATTGGTTCCCACCTTAAGTGTCAACAACAAGATGCACAACGCAGAAACCCAATCTCAAAGAAAGTCAGCAACTATTATCAGGCTCTCCATCACAAAAAAGTCTATTGAGGAAGAAACAAATGAACTTT GTGCATCAGCAACAAAGTATCTTTATCGCCCTAGGGCCGGCTTGTTGATTCCTTGTACAACTGACGGAAAGCCATCTCCTGGAAGTTGGTCCGAGATTTTGCCATCCACATTTAAGCTCCGTGGACCTAGCTTTTTCAA AGACAAGAAGAAGGATCCTGCACCAGATGTCACTCCTTTCGTTCCAATCGGCGTGGATCTTTTTGCATGCCATAAAAAGATTAACCACATTGCTCAGCACTTGGAACTGCCTTCTATAACATCTGAAGGGGGAGTGCCCCCACTGCTAATTGTTAACATTCAG CTGCCCACATATGCACCTTCTATGTTTCTTTGCGAAGGGGACGGGGAGGGCTTGAGCCTCGTGCTATATTTTAAGCTCTCGGAGACTTTTGAGACCGACATATCTCCCCATTTCCAAGAAATGATCAAG AAATTTATCGAGGACGAAAAGGAGGTTGTTAAAGGCTACAGAAAAGAATCAACTATTCCTTTCAGAGAAAGACTGAAAATCATGGTTGGGGTGGTTAATCCTGATGATCTCGTCTCAAATAATACGGAGAGAAAGCTTCTTAACGTGTACAACGAAAAGCCTGTTCTTTCTCGCCCTCAGCACAGCTTCTATGAG GGTCCCAACTACTTTGAGGTTGATCTTGACATCCATCACTTCAGCTTCATAGCAAGGAAGGGACTTGATGCATTCCGTGAGCGGTTAGGCAATGGAATATTGGATCTTGGATTGACAATTCAG GCTCAGAAGCCAGAAGAGCTTCCGGAGCAGGTCCTAGGCTGTGTGAGGTTGAACAAGATTAGCTTCGTCAACAATGGGCAAATACCAACAATCGTGAGGCTAGACGATGAtgcaagataa